The Verrucomicrobiia bacterium DNA window CGATCTGGGGGATTATCTTTGACAAGACGCGCAGCCGCTGGGGCAAGAGCCGTCCTTGGTTTTTGTGGTTGTGCGTGCCGTTCGCCACGTTCGGCGTGCTGACCTTTCTTACACCCGACCTGAGTTACCAGGGAAAACTGATCTACGCGGCGATTACCTACATCGCATGCAGCGTTCTATACACGGGCATCAACACGCCTGTGACTTCGATACTGTCGGCGTTGACATCAAATCCGCGCGAGCGGGTGACGCTCACCTGCTTTCGGATGTTTGGCTCCAAGCTGGGCGTGCTGTTCGTCAATCTCACGGCGTTGCAAATGGTGGCTTGGCTGGGGCAGGGGAATGATCGTCGAGGCTTCATGCTCGTGATGCCGATCTACGCTGTTGGTTGCGTTCTCCTTTATCTGTTTGCGTTCTGGAATTTGAAGGAAACGGAAGTGGAAGATCACAAGCCACTGCCGGTGCGCGATAGTTTTCGTGCAATGAAAGCAAACTGGCCGTGGATCATCATCTTTGTGAGCAGCCTGTTTTTTTGGATCGCGTTCATCTCACGGGTGTCCGTTGTTCCCTACTTTTTTCAATATACACTGGGACGGCCTGATTTGATTGGGCTCGCGAACGCATTGGACTTCATCTCGCTCGCTACCGTGTTCCTGCTGCCGTTCTTCTGCAAGTGGACATCGAAGCGCAACGTGTGGCTGTTTGGGCTGCTCGGAATGGTTGTTGGGCAGTTGATCGTTTACCTCGGCGTCCGCCAGGGAGTTTCGCTCTCCATCATCATGAGCGGATGGGTGATCGGTTTCCTTGCGAGTGGGGTGGCGATGGCAATGCCGTTCTCGTTGCTGTCCGACAGCGTCGATTTCGGGGAATGGAAGAATCGGGTTCGGGCGCCAGGATTGCTGACGGCCATCGGCGCCGCGTTTTGCCTGAAGGCGGGCAGCGGCCTGGGTGGCGCGCTGCCCGCATGGATCATGGACGCGTTCGGCTATGTTCCGAACACGACCCAAACCGCGCGATCACTGCTGGGGATTGAAATCGGGTTCATCTGGATTCCTGCAGTGTTCTTCGCACTGGCGATGATTCCGGTGTGGTTTTATCAACGATTCGAAAAACTGGAGCCAACAATCCACAGGGAATTGGCAGAGCGCAGACAGGCTGCTGCTGCGCTCAATCCGTGATCAATGCTGGGGCGTCAACGACGGCGGCGCCGACTCAGCAGCGGTGCCCCAGTTTTTGTTCGGCTTCGATCCCATGCGCAACGTCAGCTTGCCGCCGTTGGCAATGTCTGCATGGCTGAACCACGTCTTGTTCCATGGCTTGCCGTTGAGCGTCGCCGATTGGATGTACATGTTCTTCTCGGAATTGTTCTGCGCCTGGATGACGAATTCCTTCCCGCCCACGTTGATCTTCACCTCGTCGAAGAGCGGGCTGCCGATGATGTAGTCAGGCCGCGAAGGATCCACGGTGTAAAAGCCCATGGCGCTCAACACGTACCACGAGGCCATGGCGCCCTGGTCGTCCATGCCGGGAAAGCCGATGCCTTTGCGGTCGCTGCCGTACATCAGGCGAAGGATCTTGCGAACGAGTTCCTGGGTTTTCCAGGGCTGGCCAGAATAGTTGTACAAGTAGGGAGCGTGCTGGTCGGGCTGGTTGCCCTGGCAATAAAGCCCCATCATGCCCGTCACATCGCGCGCAATTCCCGTCGGGCGATATGGCGTATTGAAGAAGAAATCGAGCTTCTCGTTGAAGCGATCGCGTCCACCGAGAAGGTTGATCAGTCCCTGCACGTCATGCGGCACGAGCCAGAGCGTCTGCCAGCCTGACGCTTCCTTCATCATGTGATTGTAGTAAGGCTCGAATGGATCGAAGGGCGAAAGCCATTGGCCATCGCGAGTGCGGCCGCGCATGAACTCAGTGGAGCGGTCGAACACGTTTGTGTAATTGTGCGCGCGTGCGAGGAAGAATTGGTAATCGTGCTCCTTGCCGAGCTTTTTTGCGTAGAGGGCGAGTGCATGATCGCTCCAGCAATACTCCAGCGTCTTGGCAATGCCCGCGTTTCCGCCTGCGTGCGGCGGACTCGGCCTGTCTTCAGGCACATCGTGAATCCAGCCCTTTTCGTTGTATTCTGCAAGCAGCTCGCGCGGACCTTTCGGATCAGTGGCGTTCTTGCGCAGATATTCGTAGACCGATTCCCAATCGAACTGCAGTCCGCGATCCCAATCGCCCAAATACATGAACACCGCGTTGTCGCCATGAAATGACGTATGCATCCAGCCTGATTCGCGGGCCATCTCGAGATGCGTGCGGAGAATGTTCGTCTTCAACTCGGGTTCGAGAAGGGTCAACAGCACCACCTGGTTGCGGCCCGTATCCCAGAAGGCGATGGGGCTGTATCGGTCGTAGTCCAGTGTGCGGCGATCGCGCCCGTGCGGTTCCCCGCGCTCTGCGACCAGGCGGGGTGTCATCAGGGAATGATAAAGCGTCGAATAAAACATCCGCCGTTCCTTTTCCGTCCCGCCCTTGATTTGCACGCGGCTCAGCTTTTCATTCCACGCGTTTTCCGCCTTTTTCCAGATGCCTTCGAAGTCCCACGATGGATTTTCCGCGCGCAGCAATGCTTCCGCGGCTTCGTAGTTGTGGCTTGCGGCGATGCGGACCTGGATCTGTTCGCCGCGGGTTGTGGTGAATTCGAGGAACGATCCCGAATAGCTTCCCGAGCCGTTCCTGGAACCGGGGAACACTGC harbors:
- a CDS encoding MFS transporter produces the protein MSDKTSYTKRFSYAASDTAGQLVFCVISFYLLKFYTDVYGIKASHAGTILLVARLIDAIDAPIWGIIFDKTRSRWGKSRPWFLWLCVPFATFGVLTFLTPDLSYQGKLIYAAITYIACSVLYTGINTPVTSILSALTSNPRERVTLTCFRMFGSKLGVLFVNLTALQMVAWLGQGNDRRGFMLVMPIYAVGCVLLYLFAFWNLKETEVEDHKPLPVRDSFRAMKANWPWIIIFVSSLFFWIAFISRVSVVPYFFQYTLGRPDLIGLANALDFISLATVFLLPFFCKWTSKRNVWLFGLLGMVVGQLIVYLGVRQGVSLSIIMSGWVIGFLASGVAMAMPFSLLSDSVDFGEWKNRVRAPGLLTAIGAAFCLKAGSGLGGALPAWIMDAFGYVPNTTQTARSLLGIEIGFIWIPAVFFALAMIPVWFYQRFEKLEPTIHRELAERRQAAAALNP
- a CDS encoding GH92 family glycosyl hydrolase, whose product is MAACLLAACLVLPVSVHSAEKRPVDYVDPLVGTASLEDQALVGNAPPPGEETYTGFTYPGPALPHRDILIGPINKDLTDAANNHGIIYRYIHQRRTMLGFTSPMHGLTIMPVVGDWTVPPDRTYASPYDKSREKASPGYYTVFFPDSGIKVELTTTENTGLYRFTYPETTRGAVLIDLGVRDNQIEIVGDRTVRGRNRGRTFVAEFSKPFKSFGTFRQQPPRLDGGRVHRDDAVFPGSRNGSGSYSGSFLEFTTTRGEQIQVRIAASHNYEAAEALLRAENPSWDFEGIWKKAENAWNEKLSRVQIKGGTEKERRMFYSTLYHSLMTPRLVAERGEPHGRDRRTLDYDRYSPIAFWDTGRNQVVLLTLLEPELKTNILRTHLEMARESGWMHTSFHGDNAVFMYLGDWDRGLQFDWESVYEYLRKNATDPKGPRELLAEYNEKGWIHDVPEDRPSPPHAGGNAGIAKTLEYCWSDHALALYAKKLGKEHDYQFFLARAHNYTNVFDRSTEFMRGRTRDGQWLSPFDPFEPYYNHMMKEASGWQTLWLVPHDVQGLINLLGGRDRFNEKLDFFFNTPYRPTGIARDVTGMMGLYCQGNQPDQHAPYLYNYSGQPWKTQELVRKILRLMYGSDRKGIGFPGMDDQGAMASWYVLSAMGFYTVDPSRPDYIIGSPLFDEVKINVGGKEFVIQAQNNSEKNMYIQSATLNGKPWNKTWFSHADIANGGKLTLRMGSKPNKNWGTAAESAPPSLTPQH